In the Mytilus galloprovincialis chromosome 10, xbMytGall1.hap1.1, whole genome shotgun sequence genome, one interval contains:
- the LOC143049468 gene encoding uncharacterized protein LOC143049468 — translation MIGILTRSINSESESLLSCSKFHFEEKVLEKVVRLEHKMEVYAEKVKLWEESFSSSLDKVTEAKKQTETFVESMRNAHLLDQTRLNDSLVGVKKQTESFVDSMRDAHIKDQMRFNDSFDNVKKQTETFVDSMRDAHLKDQTRFNDSFDDVKKQTETFVYSMLDAHLKDQTRFNDSFLGAIDRFKLQSENETKFYERQMNSLLDSFSSKVQKLSEAERKRDSTMKLTLRQEQNRFNKSFDKISENFQVRFNKSLQEIALKQQKVAFTACATYDTVSGGTVVQFPNIKTNIGITDLSAYISTGKFVCTIAGLYHVSAVMMSGTNDEYYHIYKNNDKMITTFYGHVESLYQTRTRVFVTMLDVGDEITVRTGGSQLIYNDSCFTIVRLN, via the exons ATGATAGGAATTTTAACCAGATCTATTAATTCAGAATCCGAATCCTTATTGAGctgttcaaaatttcattttgaagaaaaagtcCTGGAAAAGGTTGTACGTTTGGAACATAAAATGGAAGTATATGCGGAAAAGGTAAAATTATGGGAAGAGTCTTTTTCATCTAGTTTGGATAAAGTGACTGAAGCGAAGAAACAAACAGAAACATTTGTTGAATCAATGCGAAATGCACATCTACTGGACCAAACACGTTTGAATGATTCTTTGGTTGGGGTGAAGAAACAGACAGAATCATTTGTTGACTCAATGCGAGATGCACATATAAAGGACCAAATGCGTTTTAATGATTCTTTCGATAATGTGAAGAAGCAGACagaaacatttgttgattcaatgcGAGATGCACATCTAAAGGACCAAACGCGTTTCAATGATTCGTTCGATGATGTGAAGAAACAAACTGAAACATTTGTTTATTCAATGCTAGACGCACATCTAAAGGACCAAACACGGTTTAATGATTCTTTCCTAGGAGCCATTGATCGTTTCAAACTGCAGTCTGAAAATGAAACCAAGTTTTACGAAAGACAGATGAATTCATTGTTGGATTCATTTTCTTCTAAAGTTCAAAAATTAAGTGAAGCTGAACGTAAAAGGGACAGTACAATGAAGTTAACACTTCGTCAAGAACAGAATCGATTTAATAAATCGTTTGATAAGATTTCAGAAAACTTCCAGGTTCGCTTCAACAAGTCTTTGCAAGAAATTGCTTTAAAACAGCAGAAAG ttGCTTTTACCGCCTGTGCTACATATGATACTGTGTCAGGTGGAACAGTTGTACAATTTCCGAATATCAAAACCAACATTGGAATAACCGACTTATCTGCTTATATATCAACTGGAAAATTCGTTTGTACTATTGCTGGATTGTACCATGTTTCTGCAGTTATGATGTCAGGCACAAATGATGAGTATTACCACATTTATAAAAACAATGACAAAATGATAACTACATTTTACGGTCATGTTGAGTCTCTTTACCAAACTAGAACCAGAGTGTTTGTCACAATGTTGGATGTCGGTGATGAAATAACCGTTAGGACTGGTGGTTCTCAGCTGATATATAATGATTCCTGTTTCACAATTGTTAGACTGAACTAA